A genomic segment from Syngnathus scovelli strain Florida chromosome 3, RoL_Ssco_1.2, whole genome shotgun sequence encodes:
- the LOC125993660 gene encoding janus kinase and microtubule-interacting protein 3-like translates to MGHYQSRVADLESALKQQGQNVKWVEEKQLLRQSNQQLAEKVRRMEAEEARLKEHIQDIRDQNELLEFRILELEEREWRSPVLKFLQVRFPDGLSPLQIYCEAEGVSVRKASLATLTLTRGPRTPYIAPCAFPPDIVISDLMKKLDILGDNANLTNEEQVVVIHARTLLTLAEKVTRTSTHALAFCLCDSSLSSVVRIHQSDQVSTSTVDVGH, encoded by the exons atgggtcactatcaaagcagagtagcagatctggagtcagcgctgaagcaacaaggacag aatgtcaagtgggtggaggagaagcagctgctgcgtcagagcaatcagcagttggccgaaaag gtcaggcggatggaggcggaagaagcacgtctgaaagagcacatccaggatatccgagaccaaaacgaactgcttgagttccgcatcctggagctggag gagagggagtggcgctcccccgtcttgaagtttctgcaagtccgtttcccagacggcctcagccctttgcagatctactgcgaggccgagggcgtgagcgtacgtaaggcgtccctcgcaaccctaaccttaacccgaggtcccagaacaccttacattgctccttgcgcctttcccccggacatcgtcatcagtgatctgatgaagaagctggacatcctgggcgataacgcc aatctcaccaacgaggagcaggtggtcgtgattcacgccaggacccttctcaccctagccgagaaggtaacgcgcacgtccacgcacgctctcgcattctgcttatgtgacagcagcctttcctcagtggttagaatacatcaaagtgaccaagtcagcacttcaacagtagatgttggacattga